Below is a genomic region from Candidatus Eisenbacteria bacterium.
GGTCGACGATGAAGAGGGCATCCTGGATTTGCTTAATGACTTTCTGGGCGCGAAAGGATATGAGGTGGATACTGTCAGTTCCGGCGAAAAGGCCCTGGAAAAGTTGAGAGCAAGGACATACGACCTCATTATGTGCGATATGAAGATGCCCAATATGAGCGGTCAGGAGCTCCATTCCGAGATCAAGATGATCCTGCCAGAGCTGTCAAAGAGGATGATCTTCCTCACGGGAGATACGGTGAATCCCGAAACTGAGTCTTTCGTGAGGCGGGCCGGCAACAAATGCATTGCCAAACCGTTTGATCTGGAAGAACTCCTGTCATTCGTCCAGGACTTCCTGGTTTCTCAGTCCGCGTGCCAGCCAAGTTGAGCGGTTCTGCTTCCAGGTTTCCGGTGCACAGGTTTTCCAAAAAATAGTGACAGTCACCTATTTTTGATGCACGGCTATCGCGCTCCAATTCGCGGACACGTCACCTAATTCCGATCGTCCTCTCCGGCTATTGACGGCGATTGCCTCACAACGATACAATTCTTCCTGCGCATAAGCAGGGACAACACAAGCCAAAAATCTGAAGATTGTCACACTTGCAGGAAAGAGAGTTCCAGTCTCCCGGACAGGAAGGAGCGATGCGCTCCGATAGTTCATCAGAGGAATCTAAGGAGTTTGAAATGTCGTTTGCTGAAGGTAATGGAAAAATAGAAGTCAATGAAGAGGGTTTCCTGGTCAACCAGGAAGAGTGGACCAAGGGGATTGCAGAACTCCTGGCCAGAAATGAGGAGGGAATAGAATCTTTGACTGAAGACCATTGGGCTGTCATCAACTATATCCGGAGCTATTACCAGGAAAACAAATTGGCGCCCATGGTCCGCAAGCTCTGCCAGAACACAGGGTTTCAGTTGAAATACATCTACAAATTGTTCCCCTCCGGGCCTGCCAAAGGAGCCTGCAAGGTCGCGGGACTGCCCAAACCTGATGGCTGTGTTTAGAAAGAAAGGTCCTTCATACTCTCATTGCTAAGATTAGCCGCTACTGCTTCCCTCGTTTTCTCAGTCGTTTTTCTTTCCATGGAGATCCTGAAAACCTTCTCATTCGGGAAAAAGCGTCTCTATGCTGAACCTCGTGCCGACGGGAGAAAGGGTGTTCTCTTTGCCTTTGGCCTGGGGATGATGCCGTGGGAAAAAGAAAGTGCATCCAAGCATCTTCCCACTTACACGGGCGGAATCGTTTATCACGCCGGAATCTTTGCGGGGTTCTTCTGTCTTCTTTCTGTCATCGTACCTTTTGGCTTGCCCCAGCCTCTTGTTGCTGTCTTCCGGATTCTGTTTGTTCTGAGTCTCTTGAGCGGTCTTGCTCTTCTTGCCAGGAGAATCATTGCTCCTGCCCTGAAAGCAATAAGTTGTCCGGATGATTTTGCTTCGAATATCCTCGTTGATCTATTTCTGCTTTCTGCATTCTTGAACACATTGTCAGCAGGTGTCTCGGCTCTATTTTTGATTCTTTCGATCGTCATGCTTCTCTATATTCCGTTTGGAAAAATCCGCCACTGTTTCTTCTTTTTCTATGTGAAAGTCCTATTCGGCCTTTTCTTCGGAAGGAGAGGAGTGCTGCCACCGGAGACACGGGGCTTGAAGCATGGATGACGCGCGCGGCAAGAAAGACCCTCTCGAAGAAAGAATCGAGGCGCTGAGCTCAGACGACCTGAGACGAGCCCTCAGCGTCTTTGAAGAGAAGATTCATTCTGCGTACGCGGCCTATCTCAATTCCTGTGTGCATTGTGGCCTCTGTGCCGATTCATGCCACTATTACCTGGTTGATAAAGACGTGCATTCACTTCCCGCATACAAACTCAATCTTGTCGTGTCCGTTTTCAAGAGATACTTTGATTTTGCGGGAAAGAAATTTCCGGGCTGGGTGGGTGCCGAGGAACTCGATCAAGCAATGGTGAAAGAATGGGTGGACACTCTCTTCGGACGATGCTCGCTCTGCGGCCGCTGCTTCTTGAACTGCTCGATGGGCTTGAACATTCCTTATCTCATCCGGACAGCCAGGAGTGCCCTGGCTGTTTTGGATCTTGTTCCCCCCGGCCTTGACTCCACAGTCGCCACAGCCATTGAAAAAGGGAATAACATGGGCATCGCCGAAAAGGATTGGATTGAGACCGTCCAGTGGCTGGAAGAAGAGCTTCAGAAAGAGGTCAATGACAAGGACGCGAAGCTTCCCATGGACAAGAAAGGCGCAAAGCTTCTCTACACCGTCAATCCACGCGAGCCAATGTTTTTCCCATTGTCCATTGTAGCTGTCGGCAAGATATTCTGTGCCGCCAGCGAAAGCTGGACTCTGCCCAGCGAGGGTTATGACGTAACAAACTATGCCCTTTACAGCGGAGATGATGAAAGCGCGGGAATCATTTCAGAACGGCTCATTCAATCCATGGAGAAACTGGGTTGTCAGACATTAGTCCTTGGAGAATGCGGCCACGGCTTCAATTCCAACAGATGGGAAGGCCCGGAAT
It encodes:
- a CDS encoding TusE/DsrC/DsvC family sulfur relay protein, with product MSFAEGNGKIEVNEEGFLVNQEEWTKGIAELLARNEEGIESLTEDHWAVINYIRSYYQENKLAPMVRKLCQNTGFQLKYIYKLFPSGPAKGACKVAGLPKPDGCV
- a CDS encoding (Fe-S)-binding protein — translated: MDDARGKKDPLEERIEALSSDDLRRALSVFEEKIHSAYAAYLNSCVHCGLCADSCHYYLVDKDVHSLPAYKLNLVVSVFKRYFDFAGKKFPGWVGAEELDQAMVKEWVDTLFGRCSLCGRCFLNCSMGLNIPYLIRTARSALAVLDLVPPGLDSTVATAIEKGNNMGIAEKDWIETVQWLEEELQKEVNDKDAKLPMDKKGAKLLYTVNPREPMFFPLSIVAVGKIFCAASESWTLPSEGYDVTNYALYSGDDESAGIISERLIQSMEKLGCQTLVLGECGHGFNSNRWEGPEWLSKKYPFEVKSILEVVADYIRQGRIKLDSSLNQEPITLHDPCNLVRLGGIVEEQRYILKHSAAQFVEMYPNREKNFCCGGGGGQLAMTRFSQRRLDAGKTKAEQIRKTGAKMVATPCHNCIDQLMELNKHYKLGVEIKTVCEIAANALVLDRGK